One stretch of Variovorax sp. TBS-050B DNA includes these proteins:
- a CDS encoding LysR substrate-binding domain-containing protein, whose amino-acid sequence MKNTADLRQDFLRNVQLRHLRCLVAVAQERHLARAAERLSLSQPAVSKTLAELEAIIGARLVERSKSGRRGVQGLAPAGEQLLAHALRVLEALDASAQAVAPAAGGRIERLRIGALPSVAPALLPQPLARFRERWPAVQMVVKSAANPVLLDELRAGELDLVVGRMSDPRLMGGLSFELLYTEPLVFAVRAGHPLALGAARAVSVQAVLGYPLVVYGEGTVPRHHTESFLQARGLALPADALQTLDVAVARGLLAVSDAVWITPLGAARGELAERRLVRLRIETAGTDEPVGLLLRSDAEPSPPRAAMAALLREAAKRQGAPLSQPRKKTAA is encoded by the coding sequence TTGAAAAACACCGCCGACCTTCGCCAGGACTTCCTGCGCAACGTGCAGCTGCGGCACCTGCGCTGCCTCGTGGCGGTGGCGCAGGAGCGCCATCTGGCGCGCGCCGCCGAGCGGCTCTCGCTGAGCCAGCCCGCGGTGTCCAAGACGCTCGCGGAGCTCGAAGCCATCATCGGCGCACGGCTGGTGGAGCGCAGCAAGTCGGGCCGGCGCGGCGTGCAGGGGCTCGCGCCGGCGGGCGAGCAGCTGCTGGCGCATGCGCTGCGCGTGCTGGAGGCGCTCGACGCCAGCGCGCAGGCGGTGGCGCCGGCGGCGGGCGGGCGCATCGAGCGGCTGCGCATCGGCGCGCTGCCGAGCGTGGCGCCGGCGCTGCTGCCGCAGCCGCTGGCGCGCTTTCGCGAGCGCTGGCCCGCGGTGCAGATGGTGGTGAAGAGCGCCGCCAACCCCGTGCTGCTCGACGAGCTGCGCGCCGGCGAACTCGACCTCGTGGTGGGCCGCATGAGCGATCCGCGGCTGATGGGCGGCCTCAGCTTCGAGCTGCTCTACACGGAGCCGCTGGTGTTCGCCGTGCGCGCCGGCCATCCGCTCGCGCTCGGCGCGGCGCGCGCGGTGTCGGTGCAGGCGGTGCTCGGCTATCCGCTGGTGGTCTATGGCGAAGGCACCGTGCCGCGCCACCACACCGAGAGCTTTCTGCAGGCGCGGGGCCTGGCGCTCCCGGCCGACGCGCTGCAGACGCTCGATGTGGCCGTGGCGCGCGGGCTGCTGGCGGTGTCGGACGCGGTCTGGATCACCCCGCTCGGCGCTGCGCGCGGCGAGCTCGCCGAGCGCCGCCTCGTGCGCCTGCGCATCGAGACCGCGGGCACCGACGAGCCCGTCGGCCTGCTGCTGCGCAGCGACGCCGAGCCCTCGCCGCCGCGCGCCGCCATGGCTGCGCTGCTGCGCGAGGCCGCCAAGCGGCAGGGCGCGCCGCTTTCGCAGCCCCGAAAAAAAACCGCGGCGTGA
- the pcaG gene encoding protocatechuate 3,4-dioxygenase subunit alpha — MLMTAQEADFGQTPSQTVGPYFAYGLTASQYGYDFDQPFDAVVALDNASGRRIRLEGRVLDGDGNPINDALVEISQADGEGRYPQTPAEAREIGFRAFGRVGTGTDAQNRFVFHTVKPGAESPGEAPHINVIVLMRGLLLHAFTRVYFSDEAEANARDAVLASVPAERRHTLIAERVEQGGAVSYRFDIRMQGAEETVFFDI; from the coding sequence ATGCTGATGACCGCCCAGGAAGCCGACTTCGGCCAGACCCCCTCGCAGACGGTGGGCCCCTACTTCGCCTACGGCCTCACGGCCTCGCAGTACGGCTACGACTTCGACCAGCCCTTCGACGCCGTGGTGGCGCTCGACAACGCCTCGGGCCGGCGCATCCGGCTCGAAGGCCGCGTGCTCGACGGCGACGGCAACCCGATCAACGATGCGCTCGTGGAGATCAGCCAGGCCGACGGCGAAGGCCGCTATCCGCAGACGCCGGCCGAGGCGCGCGAGATCGGCTTCCGCGCCTTCGGCCGCGTGGGCACGGGCACAGACGCGCAGAACCGCTTCGTCTTCCACACCGTGAAGCCGGGCGCCGAGTCGCCTGGCGAAGCGCCGCACATCAACGTGATCGTGCTCATGCGCGGCCTGCTGCTGCATGCGTTCACGCGCGTGTACTTCAGCGACGAGGCCGAGGCCAATGCGCGCGACGCCGTGCTGGCGAGCGTGCCGGCCGAGCGCCGCCACACGCTGATCGCCGAGCGCGTGGAACAGGGCGGCGCGGTGAGCTACCGCTTCGACATCCGCATGCAGGGCGCCGAGGAAACGGTGTTCTTCGACATCTGA
- a CDS encoding BamA/TamA family outer membrane protein, giving the protein MFRAAPVFTPAWLPALLFFGVLLLQGCSLLPKRDAAGERPAGAPALVREGETGAAEGAKKDGARRDAFTVEVRGPDTVREYLTLHLELQRYRTLDDLGATEISRLMVAAEANARELLGTLGYFTPTLTLELNETPASTKAPREIVITVEPGPLTHVSTVQIDYQGAIASDPTAEAQRDSIRTAWALRAGQPFTQQGWDNAKTAALRSLTARRFPTGSIGTSRAEIDADRHEARLGVTYQSGPAYRFGPLVLRGVERYDADGARRIAQLPTGTDYDQQKLLDAQQRLASSGYYDSVFLTLDTESGTPLAAPVIAQLREAPLQKVVLGAGFTTDSGPRLSIDHIHNRMPLLGWRAVSRLSVDSDVKSLGTNWNAIPDDRGWRWFAGTELKSETSGSYVVDSGRLRSGRSKSSGHIDRSYFLQYDYAQNRGTNAPPSASAVTANWGWTGRYFDDNGAPTRGFGLALELAAGYTLTGERLPFTRTYARWLGVLPLGFAEGRDAATLARRSRLQLRAEAGAVAAKESAQIPSTLMFLTGGDTTVRGYSYRQIGTERADGQIVAGRYLGVVSLEWQRPFVYDNKLTEWESTVFVDAGAVADKPGELKPKVGVGVGARWRSPVGPVQADLAYGVDTKKFRLHFRLGFTF; this is encoded by the coding sequence ATGTTCAGGGCGGCTCCAGTCTTCACGCCGGCGTGGTTGCCGGCTTTGCTTTTTTTCGGCGTCCTGCTTCTGCAGGGTTGCAGCCTGCTGCCGAAGCGCGACGCGGCCGGCGAAAGGCCCGCCGGCGCGCCCGCACTGGTGCGTGAGGGCGAGACCGGCGCCGCCGAGGGCGCGAAGAAGGACGGCGCGCGCCGCGACGCCTTCACGGTCGAGGTGCGCGGGCCCGACACGGTGCGCGAGTACCTCACGCTGCACCTCGAACTCCAGCGCTACCGCACGCTCGACGACCTCGGCGCGACCGAGATCTCGCGCCTCATGGTGGCCGCCGAAGCCAACGCGCGCGAACTGCTCGGCACGCTCGGCTACTTCACGCCCACGCTGACGCTCGAACTCAACGAAACGCCGGCCAGCACCAAGGCGCCGCGCGAGATCGTCATCACGGTCGAGCCCGGGCCGCTCACCCACGTGAGCACGGTGCAGATCGACTACCAGGGCGCGATCGCCTCCGACCCCACCGCCGAGGCGCAGCGCGACTCGATCCGCACCGCATGGGCGCTGCGCGCGGGCCAGCCGTTCACGCAGCAGGGCTGGGATAACGCCAAGACCGCGGCGCTGCGCAGCCTCACGGCCAGGCGCTTTCCCACCGGCAGCATCGGCACGAGCCGCGCCGAGATCGATGCCGACCGCCACGAGGCGCGGCTCGGCGTCACCTACCAGTCGGGCCCGGCCTACCGCTTCGGTCCGCTCGTGCTGCGCGGCGTCGAGCGCTACGACGCCGACGGCGCGCGCCGCATCGCCCAGCTGCCCACCGGCACCGACTACGACCAGCAGAAGCTGCTCGATGCGCAGCAGCGCCTCGCGAGCAGCGGCTACTACGACTCGGTGTTCCTCACGCTCGACACCGAGAGCGGCACGCCGCTGGCCGCGCCCGTGATCGCGCAACTGCGCGAAGCGCCGCTGCAGAAGGTGGTGCTCGGCGCGGGCTTCACCACCGACAGCGGTCCGCGCCTGTCGATCGACCACATCCACAACCGCATGCCGCTGCTCGGCTGGCGCGCGGTCTCGCGGCTGTCGGTCGACAGCGACGTCAAGTCGCTCGGCACCAACTGGAACGCCATCCCCGACGACCGCGGCTGGCGCTGGTTCGCTGGCACCGAGCTCAAGAGCGAGACCTCTGGCAGCTACGTGGTCGACAGCGGCCGCCTGCGCAGCGGCCGCAGCAAGTCGAGCGGCCACATCGACCGCAGCTACTTCCTGCAGTACGACTACGCGCAGAACCGCGGCACCAACGCCCCGCCCTCGGCCTCGGCCGTGACCGCCAACTGGGGCTGGACCGGCCGCTACTTCGACGACAACGGCGCGCCCACGCGCGGCTTCGGCCTCGCGCTCGAACTCGCCGCGGGCTACACGCTGACCGGCGAGCGCCTGCCCTTCACGCGCACCTACGCACGCTGGCTTGGCGTGCTGCCGCTGGGCTTCGCCGAAGGCCGCGACGCCGCCACGCTCGCACGCCGCAGCCGCCTGCAGCTGCGCGCCGAAGCCGGTGCGGTGGCCGCCAAGGAGAGCGCGCAGATCCCTTCCACGCTGATGTTCCTGACCGGCGGCGACACCACCGTGCGCGGCTACAGCTATCGCCAGATCGGCACCGAGCGCGCCGACGGACAGATCGTGGCCGGCCGCTACCTCGGCGTCGTGAGCCTCGAATGGCAGCGGCCCTTCGTCTACGACAACAAGCTCACCGAATGGGAGAGCACGGTCTTCGTCGACGCCGGCGCGGTGGCCGACAAGCCCGGCGAACTCAAGCCCAAGGTCGGCGTGGGCGTGGGCGCACGCTGGCGCAGCCCGGTCGGGCCGGTGCAGGCCGATCTTGCCTATGGCGTGGACACGAAGAAGTTCCGCCTGCACTTCCGCCTCGGCTTCACCTTCTGA
- a CDS encoding c-type cytochrome, translating to MNKLLTTMFAFAVACVTVSAQAQQVTGKAQDGSKKVAMCVGCHGIIGYQASFPEIHKVPMIAGQSASYISAALTAYKGGDRKHPTMRAIADTLSEQDIADIAAYYSQLGLKEGDAPPAAPAKPMPENVQALVSRDKDNSCTKCHGANFNTPNDGTVPKLAGQHADYLLVALKSYRVKNNLHLGRSNAVMAQQVEPKKFTNAELKTLASYISSLPGELKTVPESRLHRAGE from the coding sequence ATGAACAAGTTGTTGACCACGATGTTTGCCTTCGCTGTCGCTTGCGTGACGGTCTCGGCGCAGGCCCAGCAAGTCACGGGCAAGGCCCAGGACGGTTCCAAGAAGGTGGCGATGTGCGTGGGCTGCCACGGCATCATCGGCTACCAGGCCAGCTTCCCGGAGATCCACAAGGTGCCGATGATCGCGGGCCAGAGCGCCAGCTACATCAGCGCGGCGCTCACCGCCTACAAGGGCGGCGACCGCAAGCACCCCACCATGCGCGCGATCGCCGACACGCTCAGCGAGCAGGACATCGCCGACATCGCGGCCTACTACAGCCAGCTCGGCCTGAAGGAGGGCGATGCGCCCCCCGCCGCCCCGGCCAAGCCCATGCCCGAGAACGTGCAGGCGCTGGTGTCGCGCGACAAGGACAACAGCTGCACCAAGTGCCACGGCGCCAACTTCAACACGCCGAACGACGGCACCGTGCCCAAGCTGGCCGGCCAGCATGCCGACTACCTGCTCGTGGCGCTCAAGTCGTACCGCGTGAAGAACAACCTGCACCTCGGCCGCTCGAACGCGGTGATGGCCCAGCAGGTCGAGCCCAAGAAGTTCACCAACGCCGAACTCAAGACGCTCGCGAGCTACATCAGCTCGCTGCCCGGCGAGCTCAAGACGGTGCCTGAATCGCGCCTGCACCGCGCCGGCGAGTAA
- a CDS encoding DUF1841 family protein: protein MFNPSQEDVRRFFCDVYAKQRQGLPMEALETIAAGWIEAHPEYHADLADADAAVARVYDGANGRENPFLHLSMHLSISEQCSIDQPRGIRQAVELLAARRGSLLDAHHEAMDCLGQMMWESQRAGRPPDGEAYVACVQRRATRD from the coding sequence ATGTTCAATCCCTCCCAGGAAGACGTGCGGCGCTTCTTCTGCGACGTCTATGCAAAGCAGCGGCAGGGCCTGCCGATGGAAGCGCTGGAGACGATCGCCGCGGGATGGATCGAAGCGCATCCCGAATACCACGCCGACCTGGCCGATGCCGATGCCGCGGTCGCGCGCGTGTACGACGGCGCGAACGGGCGCGAGAACCCGTTCCTCCATCTGTCGATGCACCTGTCGATCAGCGAGCAGTGTTCGATCGACCAGCCGCGCGGCATCCGCCAGGCGGTGGAACTGCTGGCGGCGCGCCGCGGTTCGCTGCTCGATGCGCACCATGAGGCGATGGACTGCCTGGGGCAGATGATGTGGGAGAGCCAGCGCGCCGGCCGGCCGCCCGACGGCGAGGCCTACGTCGCCTGCGTGCAGCGGCGCGCAACGCGGGACTAG
- the pcaH gene encoding protocatechuate 3,4-dioxygenase subunit beta, with the protein MLTKTPASPAILTPRDWDAHPSYVYPGYKSTMKRGPQKPLVPLKAALGELQQPVYGHDSIGALDHDLTRNARRNGEPLGERMILTGRVLDERRRPVANTLVELWQANAAGRYVHKVDQHDAPLDPNFLGAGRCLTDSEGRYRFLTIKPGAYPWGNHPNAWRPQHIHLSLFGQSFASRLVTQMYFPGDPLLQYDPMVTGTPERYRNRLIADFSLDITEEGYALGYQFDIVLRGADETPFENR; encoded by the coding sequence ATGTTGACCAAGACACCGGCCTCGCCCGCCATCCTCACGCCGCGCGACTGGGACGCCCATCCTTCCTACGTCTACCCCGGCTACAAGTCGACGATGAAGCGCGGCCCGCAGAAGCCGCTGGTGCCGCTGAAGGCGGCCCTCGGCGAGCTGCAGCAGCCGGTCTACGGCCACGACAGCATCGGCGCGCTCGACCATGACCTGACGCGCAACGCCCGCAGGAACGGCGAGCCGCTGGGCGAGCGCATGATCCTCACCGGCCGCGTGCTCGACGAGCGCCGCCGCCCGGTCGCGAACACGCTGGTGGAGCTGTGGCAGGCCAATGCCGCGGGCCGCTACGTGCACAAGGTCGACCAGCACGACGCGCCGCTCGATCCCAACTTCCTCGGCGCCGGCCGCTGCCTGACCGACAGCGAGGGCCGCTACCGCTTCCTCACCATCAAGCCCGGCGCCTACCCCTGGGGCAACCATCCGAACGCCTGGCGCCCGCAGCACATCCACCTGTCGCTGTTCGGCCAGAGCTTCGCGAGCCGGCTCGTGACGCAGATGTACTTCCCGGGCGATCCGCTGCTGCAGTACGACCCGATGGTCACCGGCACGCCCGAGCGCTACCGCAACCGGCTGATCGCCGACTTCAGCCTCGACATCACCGAGGAAGGCTACGCGCTGGGCTACCAGTTCGACATCGTGCTGCGCGGCGCCGACGAGACGCCTTTCGAGAACCGCTGA
- a CDS encoding MoxR family ATPase, with protein MKFKGSDNYVATQDLMLAVNAAITLKRPLLVKGEPGTGKTMLAEEVAQSLGLPLLQWHIKSTTKAQQGLYEYDAVSRLRDSQLADVDGGERVRDIHNYIVKGVLWQAFTADQPVALLIDEIDKADIEFPNDLLREIDRMEFYCYETRELIRAKHRPVVFITSNNEKELPDAFLRRCFFHYIKFPDAETMKHIVAVHFPGLKQELLTAAMKTFYDVRNLPGLKKKPSTSELLDWLKLLMAEEIPLEALQSKDDKVAVPPLVGALLKNEQDVTLFEKLVFMQRNNR; from the coding sequence ATGAAATTCAAGGGCTCTGACAACTACGTCGCCACCCAGGACCTGATGCTGGCGGTCAATGCCGCCATCACCCTCAAACGTCCGTTGCTCGTCAAGGGCGAACCCGGCACCGGCAAGACCATGCTGGCCGAGGAAGTGGCGCAGTCGCTCGGGCTGCCGCTGCTGCAGTGGCACATCAAGTCGACCACCAAGGCGCAGCAGGGCCTCTACGAATACGACGCGGTGAGCCGCCTGCGCGACTCGCAGCTCGCCGACGTCGACGGCGGCGAGCGCGTGCGCGACATCCACAACTACATCGTCAAGGGCGTGCTCTGGCAGGCCTTCACGGCCGACCAGCCGGTGGCGCTCCTGATCGACGAGATCGACAAGGCCGACATCGAATTCCCGAACGACCTGCTGCGGGAAATCGACCGCATGGAGTTCTACTGCTACGAGACGCGCGAACTGATCCGCGCCAAGCACCGGCCGGTGGTGTTCATCACCTCGAACAACGAGAAGGAACTGCCCGACGCCTTCCTGCGCCGCTGCTTCTTCCACTACATCAAGTTCCCCGACGCCGAGACCATGAAGCACATCGTGGCGGTGCACTTCCCCGGCCTCAAGCAGGAACTGCTCACGGCCGCGATGAAGACCTTCTACGACGTGCGCAACCTGCCCGGCCTGAAGAAGAAGCCCTCGACCTCCGAACTGCTCGACTGGCTCAAGCTGCTGATGGCCGAGGAGATTCCGCTCGAGGCGCTGCAGAGCAAAGACGACAAGGTCGCCGTGCCGCCGCTCGTGGGCGCGCTGCTCAAGAACGAACAGGACGTGACGCTCTTCGAGAAGCTCGTCTTCATGCAGCGCAACAACCGATGA
- a CDS encoding VWA domain-containing protein: MLIDFFYTLRSAKLPVSVKEYLTLLEALQADVVGPNSDGAFGMDDFYYLSRTALVKDEKHYDKFDRAFAAYFKGVEMLTDFTKEVPLDWLRKTLEREFTAEEKAKIEKMGWDELMETLKKRFEEQKERHEGGNKWIGTGGTSPFGHGGYNPQGVRIGGAGKNRSAVKVWDQRAYKDYDDTQELGTRNIKVALRRLRKFAREGHEDELDLDETIHKTAANAGLLDIKMRPERHNNVKVLLLMDVGGTMDEHIQRVEELFSAVKTEFKHLEFYYFHNCVYDFMWKNNKRRFSEKFATWDILRKYNKDYKLIFVGDATMSPYEILQPGGSVEYNNEEAGAEWIQRLTHAFPKFAWINPEPQGMWQYRQSIAVMQQLMSNRMYPLTLRGLEDAMRMLSK, translated from the coding sequence ATGCTCATCGACTTCTTCTACACCCTGCGCTCGGCCAAGCTGCCGGTGTCGGTCAAGGAATACCTCACGCTGCTCGAGGCGCTGCAGGCCGACGTGGTGGGGCCGAATTCCGACGGCGCCTTCGGCATGGACGACTTCTACTACCTCTCGCGCACCGCGCTGGTGAAGGACGAGAAGCACTACGACAAGTTCGACCGCGCCTTCGCCGCCTACTTCAAGGGCGTCGAGATGCTGACCGACTTCACCAAGGAAGTGCCGCTCGACTGGCTGCGCAAGACGCTGGAGCGCGAGTTCACGGCCGAGGAGAAGGCCAAGATCGAGAAGATGGGCTGGGACGAGCTCATGGAAACGCTCAAGAAGCGCTTCGAGGAGCAGAAGGAGCGCCACGAGGGCGGCAACAAGTGGATCGGCACCGGCGGCACCTCGCCCTTCGGCCACGGCGGCTACAACCCGCAGGGCGTGCGCATCGGCGGCGCGGGCAAGAACAGGAGCGCGGTGAAGGTGTGGGACCAGCGCGCCTACAAGGATTACGACGACACGCAGGAGCTCGGCACGCGCAACATCAAGGTCGCGCTGCGCCGGCTGCGCAAGTTCGCGCGCGAGGGCCACGAGGACGAGCTCGACCTCGACGAGACCATCCACAAGACGGCCGCCAACGCGGGCCTGCTCGACATCAAGATGCGCCCCGAGCGCCACAACAACGTCAAGGTGCTGCTGCTGATGGACGTGGGCGGCACGATGGACGAGCACATCCAGCGCGTGGAAGAGCTGTTCTCGGCCGTGAAGACCGAGTTCAAGCACCTGGAGTTCTACTACTTCCACAACTGCGTCTACGACTTCATGTGGAAGAACAACAAGCGCCGCTTCTCCGAGAAGTTCGCGACCTGGGACATCCTGCGCAAGTACAACAAGGACTACAAGCTCATCTTCGTCGGCGACGCGACCATGAGCCCCTACGAGATCCTGCAGCCCGGCGGCAGCGTCGAGTACAACAACGAGGAAGCGGGCGCCGAGTGGATCCAGCGCCTCACGCATGCCTTCCCGAAGTTCGCCTGGATCAACCCCGAGCCGCAGGGCATGTGGCAGTATCGCCAGAGCATCGCGGTGATGCAGCAGCTGATGTCGAACCGCATGTACCCGCTGACCCTGCGCGGCCTCGAGGACGCGATGCGCATGCTTTCGAAGTAG